The Novosphingobium sp. Gsoil 351 genome contains the following window.
CGTGCTGCCAGAGAGGGGTCGCCGGCCAATAGTTGTGCTGCCGGCTCTGCTCGCCCGGAATCGAGATAATAGCGCGCAACCTCTCCGCGAACCGCGCTCGAAATGCTTCTGAGGCGCATGCGTTCTGACGCGTCCAGTGGTTCGGTATCATATTCGCGCCAAAGCGACGCGATGCGAACGGCCTCGGACGCTCTGCGATTTGGGGACAGTAGGGCGTCGCGTAACAATCTCCTTCCACCCAACTTGTCGCCGGTTTTGTAGCGCAAGTTTGCCTCGTCGATTGTCAAGTCAAAATCATCGGGACGAAGCAGTCTTAGCTTTTCGAATTGGCCGAGCATACCAGCTTGATCGCCAGCCTCGCGAAAGAGTTCAAGCTTGGTCTGAATAAGGCCGGCGGTGTTCCCGACAAGCGGCACCGCTTGGTCGATCAGTTTTAGAGCCTGGCCGGGATCTCCACGCAGATAGAGTGCTCGAGCCTTGAGAATCACCCCGCCTTCGTTGCTCGGTGAGCCCGCCAGGATCTTGTCCGCATCCTCGATTGCCTCGGCAGGGCGGTTTCGAACGAGAGCAAGCAGCCCCTTAATCAGCAAGGCTTCGGGTTGATTGGGCTCGAGCGTCAGGATCCGCCCGGCCGCCTCTTCGGCCTCGTCAAGATGGCCCGTGCGAAGCCCCAACTGGGCGACCCCCAGAAGCGCTTCCGGGTTGGTCGCCTCCAGCGCGAGCGCAGCTGAGTAGGCATCAAAAGCGGCCGCATATCGTTTGCCGGCGATCTCGATCCTGCCGCGAAGTAAATGCAATTCCGCAAGATCGTCTCGCTCGTCGATGGCCTCGGCGATGCTCTTGCGAGCCGCTGTAAGGTCGCCCGAGGTAAGCTGTTGCTGCGCAACTGCGCCCTGGCTCATCGCACGTTCAGCATCGCCACTGCACGCCGCAAGCAAGAGAAGTAGGGGCAAGCCTGCTCTGCGCCGCCCGCGCAACAGTTGGTTAACCGGCTGGCGTCGTTGCACGGCGGACCTTATAGCCGCCTCCTGATTTGCGTCGACAACAATCGAGAGGCCTATTTTGTTTCAACTTTTGTTTCAACGAATTGTAGTGGCGGCAAGTGTTTTGCTGGCATTGGCCGAATTGCCCGCGCTTGCCCAGCCTGCCGGCCAGGTGCAGCAGCCTGCTTCGGAACCCTCGCCAGCCAGTCCCGCTGCCGGCCAGGTCGCAGGCGTCGCGGTCAGGGCCTCAGCCTACCGGATCAATCCGGGCGATGAATTGGAGATCTATGTCTGGGGCGAGGAGCGATTGCAGCGATCCGTAAGGGTGCTGCCCGATGGTACGATCGCGTTTCCGCTCGCTGGCCAGATCGTTGCGCAGGGTTTCCAGCCCCAGGAGCTTCAGTCAATCATCAGCGACCGGCTCAAGGGACAATATCGCGGACCAGTGCCCGAAGTGACGGTATCCGTCCGCGCCCCCGCGGGGATGCAGTTTTCGGTGATGGGCAGGGTCAAGTCGCCAGGGACATTCACTCCCGGTCGGTACGTCAACGTACTCGAAGCATTGAGCATGGCGGGGGGGCCCAGCGAGTTTGCGAACCTCGACAACGTTCTGGTTATTCGTAAAGTTGGGGACCAGCTCACGACTTTCCGGGTACGGATTGGCACTCTTTTCAAGAGCGGAGCGGACAGCGGCGATGTCGTGCGGGGCAATATTCGCCGGATTGAGACTGGCGATACGGTGATTGTGCCATGAGGGCTCTAGCGTGAAACTCCGCACGCTCCTTTTTGCTGGTATCGGCGTGCTTTCGCTGCAACCAACCCCTGTATTGGCGGGGGATCGCCTTCTCGTGGATGTTTCCGCCGGTATTAGCGCCAGCCGAAACCCCTTTCTACAAACCGGTGACAACACTGCAGCAGCAGCCGCATTCATCCAGGCCGATCCGCAATTTCAGATTTCCGACGAAGTCTCGACGATTTCCTTGAACGGAACATTCCGTCTCAACCACTACCTGAGCCGCTATGGAAGCGACGTGTCGGCGCGCGGTGGGCTCAACGTCGAGAGGCATCTCTCATCGGCTACATTGTTGCGCGCTCGCGCCTCGGCCCAAGTCGCCCGGACAAGCGCACTCGACTTCTTCACTGCGGTCGGGTCCGGACAATTCGACGGAACAGCACCTCTCATTCTTCCGGACGTCACGTTTGCGGGATCCCGGTCACGTACGACCGTTTTGAATGCAGGGGTGGGCCTTGATCATGAGCTGAATGAACGTGAGCGGGTTGCTTTCGATCTAGATGTAACGACAAGCCAGTTTTCACAGGCCGGGCAGAGTGATTACCGGTTCGCTTCGGCCAATTTCGACTATCGTCGCGCCGTTTCCGAACGCACGTCCGCATTCGCTGCACTGCGCGTGGGATATTCAGACTATCTGGGAGGCAGGCTCGACGACGGCACGATCCTTGAGCCGACGGTCGGGATCGCAACTCAGCTCAACTCGAGGCTTTCGCTCGAAGCGGGGATAGGGGTGTCACTAAGCCGGGTCAACGTTCTGAATGGACGCAAGGATTCGCGGCTGGTTCCTTCGGCCCATCTAACTCTTTGCGAGAGGCTCGTCGACAGCAAGGGTTGCATCAGCGCATCGCGTGGAAGCCAGCCGACGGCGCTCAGTGGCCTGACCACGGTCACGACTGTCGGGTTCAACTATAGCAGGCCGATCAGCCAGCGCGACCAATTGGTGGCGAGCGCCAACTACACCCGCACCGATCGGCCATCCATGCTGCGTGCCAGTCCAGGTTCCGATCTCCTGACGGCGTCGGCCACCTATGATCGCACGATTAGTCCGCGCTTCGCGGTCTTTCTCACTCCCAGCTACGCTCGTATCTTTGATTCCGGGCTATCGCGACGCGCTGACCTCGCGGTTCGCGTTGGCCTCCGCTACCGGTTTGGAAGCCAGGGATGAACGAGTCATTCGCTTTTGAAACGCGCGAAGATGAAGACGGTGGCGGAGGTTTCGTCGCCCATCTCCCCGCGATATTTTGGCAACGGCGACTGCTGATTCTTGCACCGCTGTTGATCGGCGTGCTCGCGGCAATCGTTGCAGTCGTTGTCATTCCGCCGGTCTATCGATCCAGCGCATTGATGCTCGTACAGTCGCCTCAACTTCCCAACGAGGTCATTGGCGATTCTGGCGGCGAAATTATCGACCGGCGAATAGCGCGGATCAAGGAGCAGATCACGAGCCGGCCTGACCTCGTCGCGTTGATAGACGAACACGGCTTGTTTCCCGACGATCGCAAACGGCGTCCGTTGTCGAAGATCATCAAGGACATGCGCGACGCAATCTCGCTCACTCCCACGACCATCGATGCTCCAGTTGGCCAGGCCGATCAACGTACCATCGCCTTCGAGTTGGCGTTCGAATACAAGGAACCGGTTGCGGCACAGGCCGTCGCGCAGGATCTGATGGAACGCATCGTCGAACTCGACGCGAGTGGAAGCGCCGAGCAAGCTACCAACACCGTCCAGTTTCTGACCGACCAGGCCAGCGGTCTTGAGCGCCAGATTGCAGAAATCCAGGGCCGAAAAGCGGCCATTAGCGCCCGCAATGGTGGAGCATTGGCGGGCGGGGGAATGATGATTGGAGCCGGCAGCGGCAGTTACGACATTCAAATCGCGGCACTGCAGCGCGACAATTCGACTTTGTTGTCCCAACGCGATCTCGCCAAGACATCGGACACGCGCGATCCGGCAGTAGTTACTGCCGAGGCCGCATTGGCCGGCGCGCGCTCGGTTTATTCAGAATCGCATCCCGATGTCGTGCTGGCCAAGCAGCGGCTCGCCGAGGCCCGCGAGTTTGCTAAAAGCGACTCGCGCAAGCCACCGATCGACACGATCGACCAGCAGATAGCCTTTAACAACTCGCAGATCGCGACGCTGCGCGCCGCCAAGGCACGAGAAATGGCGCAGGTTTCTTCATCGCTGGGCGCCCAGGCGCGGGCACCGATGCTGCAGCAACAGCTGGCTGACCTCGATCAAAGCCTGACCGGGCTCAACGCTCAATACCAGGAAGTGTCCAAACGCTTGCTGGCAGCCCGCGCGGGAGTCCGGGCGGAGGACGAGCAGATGGGTGAGCGTCTTACGGTGGTTGAACCGCCGGTTGTACCCGACACCCCCGCTTCTCCCAATCGACCGCTGCTGGCCGCGATTGGTATCGGCGGTGGTCTCGCGCTTGGCATCTTCCTCGCCCTCGCGGTAGAATTGATATTGCGCCCCATCCGGGATCCCGCCGCGCTTACGCGGCTGCTCGGCCATCCTCCACTTGGAATCATCCCCGTGATCGCGCCGAGATCGAAACCGGTTGCTGGCAGTTGGCGGCAGCGCCTACCACGCGTCTTGCGCCCTAAGGCGCGTTGACGATGTCGCAAAGAGATGTGCAAGGCGGGGCCATGACGCGCCGCCGTGACAATGCCATAGCCACGCCAATGCGGATTCCTGCGATTGAGGAATTAAACTCAGTCCGCGTGGACGGGCAAGCGCTAGCCGTCGGCGGCATCGTCGGGTTTGCCTCTCGCGATTTGCGATCGCGCCCATTCGCATTACTGCGCTCCCAGATTCAGCGACGGCTGGGTCGTAAGCACGCGCGCCTGATCGGGGTGACTTCGGCGGCTCCGGGCGAAGGCAAGTCATTCCTGTCGCTTAACCTCGCGGCGGCACTTGCCCGGGTAAGCGAGGCGCCGGTCTATTTGATCGATCTCGACCTCCGGCGCGGCACGCTTGCCTCAGCGCTCGGCCTGTCTCCTACCTCGGGTGTCGGGGCGATCCTGACCGGAGACGAGCAGGAAATTGCCAACGTAGGATGGCGAATCGAGGATGCAAACCTTGCGGTTTTTCCGACGCTGCCAATTGAAGAAGGTTCCGCCGAGCTCCTTGCCGGTGAGAGTTTTGCGCGTTTCGCTGCCGGATTGCGTGCCCTGCCAGACGAGTCAATCGTTCTGTGCGATCTGCCGCCAGTTTTCGCCGGCGACGACGCCATGATAACGCTCGAGCATCTCGACGGCTACTTGTTGGTAGTCGATAGCGGCAAGACCACCGTCAAACAGGTCGCTCATGCGATCCAGTTACTCGAGCCTACACCGTGCCTCGGTACAATTCTCAATCGCTACCAGGGCGGTGTCGCCGACCATTATAGTTACAATTATGGCTATGACGTTGACAATAAGACCTGAGCATCGCCGCAGACAACGGTGACGGATTTGCAGCGGGCGCTCCATTGGCCGATCTGCCAGTGTCGCCGCGCTAGGCGAAAATCGCCGAGCGGGAGAACGCTATTGGAAACGACCTGGGACTGGCTGACCGTGTTCGCATTCGCCGGACTGGCAACTTTGCTGCTTCAACGCTCTAGCGAGGAGACGCCGCGCGACGAACTGTGGCACTATGCTCCGCCGGCGCTTGGATGTGCGGCGTCCAACTGGCTGGGCAATCACGATCAGCCGATAATCGCCGGTTTGCTGCTGCTTGGGGTGGTGATTTACGCCTTAGTCGTGCTCAAGGTGCGTCTGCCCAAGTTCTAAGAGCACGATCGCGCCCGATTTCTGGGGCGCCAGGCGGCTCGACAGCGCGGACCACCGCAGCCCCGTCGCCTGTGCGGTGGGGTCGCCCGACAACGGGATGCCGTACTGTCCTCCGCCGACCCCGCCTATATCCCAAGGTGACGTAGAGCGTAACTGCGGCGATAATCGGGACGGATCACGAACCCAAAGATGCTGTCGAGCCATCGCATGCGGGCCAGCGCGCTGCCGCGCCAGACCCTCCACGCGAACTACATTGAGGCATGGAACGCCGGGCCAAGGCAGCGTGGGGGTTGAACTGCGTCGACGAGGCGCTGTTGTGTTCGGGCGGCGGCTTGGGCACCGGGTGGCAGTTTATCCGGGCATGACAAACTGAAGATGGTTGGGTAAATCTTTCGATGCTTAACCTAAGTCATTGTCATTGACACAAAATGATCCAACCAGCAGAACTGTCTTTGCAGGGGGCGGCTGACTTCCTATCTGATCTATCCAGGGCATCCGCCCGGACGAAGGCAGGCACAGGGGGCTGCTGCGAAACTGTGAACGCGCAAGCCAAAACGGACGGCGTGCCGCTTGGCTTTGGTGAGCCGCCCGTCTCCGGGGAATGCCGGCGCGCGACAAGCGCGCTCTGCTATACCTACTGTCGCTGGTGCTGGATTGCTGTGCCTTGATCGGCGGGTATTTCGTCGCGCTTAATCTGCGCGATCCGCGGTTTTTGGACACGGGTGGCCAATCGCTTCCGGTCCTTGCGATCCCGATCTTCGTCGCGCTGGCGATAGCTGGCGAAGCACAATCTGTCGAAGCGCTCGAGAGCCGCGCCATTGGCATGAAGCGCGCACTTCAAGCGCTTGGCGCAACCGCGGTCGCGCTGCTTTTGCTCGGGTTTCTGTTCAAGGCGGAGGATCTCTCGCGGATCGGGTTCGGGGTGACGTTCGTGGTTGCCGCACTGCTGATGGTGGCGGATCGGCTTCTCCTCGATCGAATATTCAAGGCCATGATGGGCGGGCGGGCGATCTCGCAATTGCTGCTCGTTGACGGCGCCGTTGCTCAACCCGAAGCGGAGATGGCTATCATCGACGTGGGTGAGCAAGGGATCTGGCCCGACCTTTCGCGCCCCGATCTCATTGACACGCTCTCGCGCATGATTGCCGATTACGACCGGGTGGTTGTCGCCAGCCGTGCCGAGCATCATCAGGCTTGGGCCAAGTTCCTCAAGGGCAGCGACGTAGGCGGCGAGATTCTTTTTCCTCGCGCCGAGCTTCTCGGTGCGGTTGCGATCGGCGCCTGCGGACACCATGACACGCTGGTACTCTCGCGCGGGCCGCTGAGCCTTTACAGCCGCCTCCAAAAGCGCGCGTTCGATCTGGCAATCACGGTTCCCTTGCTGCTGGTGCTGGCAATGCCGCTGCTGCTGGTGGCGCTGGCGATCAGGCTCGAAAGCAAAGGTCCGGCGCTGTTCCGGCAGATCCGGGTCGGGCATGGCAACCGCCAGTTCAGCATCTACAAGTTCCGATCGATGCGGGCCGAAGCGAGCGATTCCAGGGGCGACCGTTCGACCTCGCGCGACGACGATCGGATAACGCGTATCGGGCGTCTGATCCGCCGCACCAGCATCGACGAACTGCCCCAACTGTTCAACGTCCTGAAGGGCGACATGAGCCTGGTCGGGCCGCGCCCGCACGCGTTGGGTTCGCTGGCGGGGAACGAGCTGTTCTGGGAAGTGAACGACAGCTACTGGATGCGCCACGCATTGAAGCCCGGGATCACCGGTCTGGCGCAAATCCGTGGCTTTCGTGGCGCCACGGGCAACTCCGACGATCTCGAACAGCGGCTTCGCTGCGATCTGGAGTATCTTCAAAACTGGAGCGTCGGCAACGATTTCCTGATCCTGCTCAAAACCTTGCGCGTGGTCGTGCATTCGAACGCGTTTTAGGATGCGGGGGTTTTTTGAACGCGCCGCCAACGCGGTAATTGCCCGTACCTGGGATCTTGGTTCGAACGAACTGCGTCGATCTCTCGTCCGCACCGCCATGCGCGGGTTCGAGACTGCGACCTACGAGCGCTTGCGACATAACGGCCTGACTCTTGACGGAATAATCGATATCGGGGCGACTGCGGAGACTGGTCCCGCTCCGTGCGGACGATCTTTCCAAAATGTCCGTTTCTGATGGTGGAAGCGCAGACCTCGCTCGAACCTCAACTGGCGCGCGCCTGCCGGGAGATCGACGGGGCGCAGTATCGGATCGCCTTGCTCGGACCGGCCGAAGGCGAGGAGCGGGGGTTCTTCGAGATGGGGACCGGATCGTCGTTACTGCCCGAGAACAGCAACGTCGCTCGCACGCAAACAGTTTCGGTGACGCGGACACTCGACACCCTAACTGGCGAGGCCATGCCCGGCGCAGAGGCGATCTTCCTCACGCTAGATGTACAGGGTGCCGAACTAATGATCCTCGCCGGTGCTGAAGACCGACCAGGCGCGGCAGATGAAGGATCTGGAGAAGGAGAATCTTCGGCTACGCCGGGCGATCTCTGATCTGACGCTCGACAAGTTGATCCTGCAGGAGGCTGCGAGGGGAAACTCCTGAGCCCTGCGCGGCGCAGGCGCTGTATCAATCATGTGCGTGGCGCAGTGGCGGTATCCGAACGACGGATCTGCCAGGTGCTTGGCCAGCGTTGATCGACGTAGCCCAAGGTGCCGCGCGGTGCAGATGACGAAGATGCGCTCACTGAGGATATCGTGGCGCTGGCCCGCAAATATGGTCGCTATGGCTATCGCCAGCATCCGTGCCTGCAGAATGTCGCCCAGACCATCGGCGATCCGGCTCTGGTCCCGAGGGTCGGCAATGCAGTTGGCCAGACGCCCGGCAATGCCCATCCGGCGCTCCGCCTGGGCCAGCAACAGCACCCCGCCGTCCGACGTCAGTCGCCTCCCATCGAAAGCCGCAGTTACTTTCTTGCGGCAGATCGCTGGGAATCCAAAAGGAACAACGCTATCGTCGATCATGGCGGGCGTGGCACTTTCTGTCCGGTGTCAGAGGGCCGTCCAAGCTACTATTCTCTACCCTGAATCAGTAGTTTAAGCTACGATCGCCAACCAGTAACAACGCCGCTGATGACAATCCGCGTTATAGGCCTGCCGAAGTTCCGTCGCAGCAGGGGGGCAGCGCATGTTCGCCATTTTGGCTAATCGAACTGCCCTGCACCGCTAAAGCTTAACTTTCAGCGCGTATCGCATTGCAACAAAGGGCAAAGTCTCTATCGCCTCAGGGCAGACTTCGCCTCATGGTGGCAATGGAACTGCGCTCGCCTGGCGGCGTCGCACGTTCCTTGCGCACGGGGCGGATCGGGAAAGAAGAGTTCGAGATGGCGATCGACAAGGCGAAGGCATGGGACACTTCCATGCTCGGTTATGCTGACGAGTTGAAGCGCATCGTCGCCGCCTACCAGGACGCCCGCATCCTTGAACTCGGCGCGGGTCGGCGCGCCTCGTTCACGCTGGATGAGATGGCCGGCTCCGTCCAAAGTTACACGGTAAACGACATCGACGAAGAAGAATTGTCGCTGCTCCCCGGAGGGTATGACAAGGCCTGCTTTGACGTATGCGGCGATGCCTCGAATTTTGCCGACTCCTATGATGTCGTCTTCTCGAGGTTCCTTGCTGAGCACGTGCCCGACGGCGAGACGATGCACCGAAACGTGTTCGAAGTGCTGCGTCCGGGGGGAACCGCGTTTCACCTGATCCCTACCCTTTATGCCATGCCGTTCCTGATCAACAAATACATGCCTGAAAGGTTGACCCAGGCGATGCTCAGGCTTCTTAGTCCGCGGCGGTCGATCAATCCAAAATTTCCGGCGCCTTATTCAGGATGCTACGCAAATCCCAGCCGCATGACCAAGATGCTGAAAGGAATTGGATATCGCGAAGTGGAGTTCCGCAATTTCTACGGCCATTTTTATTATGAGAAGATCCCGGTTTTGAAGCAGGTGCATGAAAAATTCTCCGAAATTGCGGCCGATCGTGACTGGCATTTCGTCGGTACTTACGCCTACATCAAGGCATCCAGGTAGGACTGCGACCGCTAAAGGTTGGCACGGCACCGATGCGCAATCCTTCCTCATCGCCTCGGCGTTTTGAGCGCCTCACCCGGTCGTGGTTGTCGTGCCCACTGGCAAGCCAACTGGGCTGGGTGGTAGTCCCGTTCGGCGTGCAGCAGGTCATTCGCCTGGGTACCCAGATCGCGCTGGCACGAATGCTCGCGCCCGAAATGTTCGGGCTCATGTTGCTGGTTAACACTTTGCGGACGGGAGCGGAGTTGCTGTCCGATATCGGCATCGGTCAGAGCGTCGTGCGTTCTCCCAATGGCGACGCGCGCAATTTCCTCAATGTCGCTTGGACGCTTCAGGTTCTGCGGGGAGCAGGCTTGACCGCCTTAATGCTCGGGCTCGCCTACCCCATCGCGAGCATCTACCGACAGCCGGAGCTTCTGCTGATCATCCTTACCGTTAGCCCGATCTTCCTGATTTCCGGCCTGATGTCGCCATCGCTGTTCGTGGCGCAGCGTCAATTTAAACTCAAGACCCGTGCCATCTACGACATCCTCAACGTCGTTTTTGCCTGCGCGATAACCATCGCGCTGGCGTGGATAATGCCCAACGTGTGGGCTCTGGTCCTCGGGCTGATGATCAGCACGTTATTTGGCACGGTGATCAGCTTTTTCCTCGGCGACGGGTTTCGCCCGCGGCTTGCCTGGGACCGCAGCCACGTGGCGCAGATCCTTCATTTCGGAAAGTGGATATTCTTTTCAACCGCGCTCTACTATGCCGCCACCAGCTTCGACCGGATGTACTTCGTCGGTGTGCTCTCGCTGACGTTGGCGGGCGTGTTTGGGATTGCCCGAACTTTTTCCGACATGCTGGGTGCGCTGGCCCAGCGCGCTGGCGCCTATATCGTTTTTCCGAAGGTCGTAGCGCTTGTTGAACGCCGCAGCGAGGTCGCCCCGCGCCTACGGGCGACCCGCCGCAAGATGCTGATGCTTGTGGCGATCGTCACCGGACTTGGTATCGCGATGTCCGACGAGTTCATTCTGCTCGCCTACGATGCGCGTTATCATGCCGCGGCGTTCATGATCCCGGTTCTTCTCGTCAGCATGTGGTTCGGGATCCTGTCCACATTTGCGGATTCGATGTTGATGGGCTGCGGACGACCAGCACCGGGGGCTTGGGCAAACGGGGCGAAGTTCGGGGTCATGCTGGTCGGCCTGCCGCACGCGGTCGCTCGCGGCGACATGATGCAGGCTCTGGCGGTTCTGATCGCCGCTGAGGTTGCGCGGTGGCTTTTCCTCATACCTGCATCTCGTGCCGAGCGCTTCGCTAAGGTGCGAGACGACGTCTTTCTGACTGGCCTCCTGGTTTTCGTCGCCGTGGGCGCGAAAGTGCTTCTTGGCTTTGCGGGGATTGTCCCGAACCCGGCGCAGTGGTGGGCAATGCGCGAGCTGCTGTATGTCTGAAGCGGGTCCGCGCACCGGTGTTGTCGTGATCGGCCGCAACGAAGGCGACCGCCTGAAGCGATGTCTGCTCTCTTTGCAAGGTAGCGGCTGCCCGATAGTCTATGTCGATAGCGATTCGAACGATGGCAGCCGCGAAACCGCCACGATGTTTGGTGCGAGGACAGTGCGGCTCGACATGAGCAGCCCCTTCACCGCCGCGAGAGCTCGCGCCGAAGGTTTCGCCACGCTCGAAATCTCCCATCCCGACCTAGAGACTGTATTCTTCGTTGACGGCGATTGCGAGGTCGAGCACGGGTTCCTGGCCACGGCCGAGCGGTTCCTCGCCGACCATACCGATTTTGCCGTCGTATCCGGCCGAAGGCGCGAGCGCTTTCCCGAGGCTTCGCGCTACAACCGCGTGATCGACGGGGAGTGGGACACTCCCGTGGGAAAAGCCACGGCTTGCGGGGGGGGACGCGCTGTTTCGGTGTAGCGCCTACCGGGAGGCTGGCGGCTTCGATCCTCGCATTTTGGCTGGCGAGGAGCCGGAACTGTGCGCGCGGCTGCGCCGCAAGGGCTGGTTGATCATGCGCATCGATGCTCCGATGACGATTCACGATGCGGCGATGAAGCGCTTTTCGCAGTGGTGGATGCGGGCTATCCGTAGCGGCATGGGGTATGGTCAGGCATGGAGCTTGACCCGGCATGGGGAAGGCGAGGGCCTTTATCGAAGGGAGATTTGGCGCGCCTTGATCTGGGCAGGGTCGCTGCCGCTGATCGGCATGGCGCTCGCGGTGCTGGTTAAGCCGGCACTGATTCTGCTTTGGCCCGGCCTTACCGCGCTTCAGTTCTTACGCCTCGCGGTGCGAAAAGGCCCGTTCGCAAGCTTTCTATCGATCGTCGGCAAATACGCCGAACTGATCGGCATCGCGTGGTTCGCTGTCCGCAGGCTTCGCGGAAGGGTGGGGGGCACGGTGATGTACAAGTGAACGGCGCTGGGAGCAGAGCAAGCGCTGTTCGCAGCCCGGTGGGCTATGTACTCACGCACTATCCCAAGCTCGCTCAAACCTTCATTGCGGGCGAGATCGAGGCGGTGGAGCGCGCGGGGCAGCCGCTTTACATCTTCGCCATGAACGCACCGGAAGTATCCGAGACCTGCCGCCCCGGCGCCGAGGCGGAGGTAGCGCGAACCGTTTATCTCAAACGGTCGCTGGGCGCCGGGCTGGGCGCGCTGGCTTTGCAATCGATGCGCCATCCCTTGCGCATGGCGCGGGTGTGGAGATTGGCAGTCTCGAGCGGCGGCGGACATCCTGCGCGGATTGTGCGGCGACTCTCTCATCTGGCGCAAGCGGCGCTGGTCGCTCGATGCGCTGAACGTGAGGGCATCGAGCGACTGCATGCGCACTTCGGCCTTGCGCCAGCAACGATCGTGTGGCTAGCAACCGCGATTGCGCGCGCCTCTGGTCGAGATGATGCGAAATTCAGCTTTACCATCCATGGCTTCCACGATTTCTTTGATGCCGCTGAAACCCGGCTCGATCTTAAGGCGGCCGATGCCGCTGCGGTTTTTTGCATCAGCGATTTCACTCGTTCGCAACTGTGCCTCACAACCGATCCCGGGTTGTGGCCGCGTTTCCATGTCGTGCGTTGCGGCATTGACCTGAGCACGTTCGCCTATCGCGACCCTCCCACGCTTGGCTCCCGGCGGCGCATCGTCGCGCTTGGCCGGCTCTCACCCGAGAAGGGCTTCGCGGTCCTCATCGAAGCGGTTGCCGCGCTGTTGAAGCGGAGAAAGGACCTAGACTTGAGAATCATCGGGGAAGGGCAGGCCCGTGGCGCACTCGAAGCGCAAATCGCAGCACTCGGCGTGGGCCATTCGATCAGTCTCACCGGTGAACTTGCGCCTGACGAGGTGCGGCACGAGCTTGGTGCGAGCGATGTCTTCAGCATGCCGTCGTTCAGCGAGGGTCTCCCGATCTCGATCATGGAAGCGATGGCCGTGGGCGTCCCGGTCGTGACCACCTGGGTCGCCGGAATTCCCGAACTGGCGCGAGACGGAAGTACCGCGCTGACCGTAGCGCCAAGTGACAGCGCAGGCATGGCCAAGGCCATCGAAAGGCTGCTCGACGACGGGCCCCTGCGCTTGCGGCTCGCGCGCGCGGCGCGAACGCGGGTCGAGCAGCAACACGATATCAATCGCTGTGGGGAGACGGTTGCTCACCTCCTCCGGGGGGACATGGCATGAGCCAGGGCGCCCTTCGCCCCTTGCGGGCCGCGGTGATCGGATGCGGCGCGATCGCTTACGAACATCTACCGTTCATCGTCGGTTCGGGAGCGGCACTTCCTGTGGCCTTGTGCGATCGCTCGCATGCCATGGCGGCCGCCGCCGCGGCCCACTTCGAGATCGATGTAGCGCTGTACACCGATGCCCAGAGTATGCTCGCCGCCGAACGCCCCGAACTCGTGCACATACTCTCGCCGCCGCAAACGCACGACTCGCTAGTGCGCCTCGCGCTCGCGGCAGGCTCGCATGTCGTCTGCGAGAAGCCGATGACCGGGTCCGCCGCCGAAACCGAAGAACTGCTCGCCGCAGCTCAAGTTGCAGGGCGGGTGCTGGTCGAGAGCCGGAACTTGCTGTTCAACGAT
Protein-coding sequences here:
- a CDS encoding bifunctional 2-polyprenyl-6-hydroxyphenol methylase/3-demethylubiquinol 3-O-methyltransferase UbiG; translated protein: MELRSPGGVARSLRTGRIGKEEFEMAIDKAKAWDTSMLGYADELKRIVAAYQDARILELGAGRRASFTLDEMAGSVQSYTVNDIDEEELSLLPGGYDKACFDVCGDASNFADSYDVVFSRFLAEHVPDGETMHRNVFEVLRPGGTAFHLIPTLYAMPFLINKYMPERLTQAMLRLLSPRRSINPKFPAPYSGCYANPSRMTKMLKGIGYREVEFRNFYGHFYYEKIPVLKQVHEKFSEIAADRDWHFVGTYAYIKASR
- a CDS encoding oligosaccharide flippase family protein; amino-acid sequence: MSCPLASQLGWVVVPFGVQQVIRLGTQIALARMLAPEMFGLMLLVNTLRTGAELLSDIGIGQSVVRSPNGDARNFLNVAWTLQVLRGAGLTALMLGLAYPIASIYRQPELLLIILTVSPIFLISGLMSPSLFVAQRQFKLKTRAIYDILNVVFACAITIALAWIMPNVWALVLGLMISTLFGTVISFFLGDGFRPRLAWDRSHVAQILHFGKWIFFSTALYYAATSFDRMYFVGVLSLTLAGVFGIARTFSDMLGALAQRAGAYIVFPKVVALVERRSEVAPRLRATRRKMLMLVAIVTGLGIAMSDEFILLAYDARYHAAAFMIPVLLVSMWFGILSTFADSMLMGCGRPAPGAWANGAKFGVMLVGLPHAVARGDMMQALAVLIAAEVARWLFLIPASRAERFAKVRDDVFLTGLLVFVAVGAKVLLGFAGIVPNPAQWWAMRELLYV
- a CDS encoding glycosyltransferase family A protein, with product MSEAGPRTGVVVIGRNEGDRLKRCLLSLQGSGCPIVYVDSDSNDGSRETATMFGARTVRLDMSSPFTAARARAEGFATLEISHPDLETVFFVDGDCEVEHGFLATAERFLADHTDFAVVSGRRRERFPEASRYNRVIDGEWDTPVGKATACGGGRAVSV
- a CDS encoding glycosyltransferase family 2 protein, with translation MFRCSAYREAGGFDPRILAGEEPELCARLRRKGWLIMRIDAPMTIHDAAMKRFSQWWMRAIRSGMGYGQAWSLTRHGEGEGLYRREIWRALIWAGSLPLIGMALAVLVKPALILLWPGLTALQFLRLAVRKGPFASFLSIVGKYAELIGIAWFAVRRLRGRVGGTVMYK
- a CDS encoding glycosyltransferase family 4 protein codes for the protein MARVWRLAVSSGGGHPARIVRRLSHLAQAALVARCAEREGIERLHAHFGLAPATIVWLATAIARASGRDDAKFSFTIHGFHDFFDAAETRLDLKAADAAAVFCISDFTRSQLCLTTDPGLWPRFHVVRCGIDLSTFAYRDPPTLGSRRRIVALGRLSPEKGFAVLIEAVAALLKRRKDLDLRIIGEGQARGALEAQIAALGVGHSISLTGELAPDEVRHELGASDVFSMPSFSEGLPISIMEAMAVGVPVVTTWVAGIPELARDGSTALTVAPSDSAGMAKAIERLLDDGPLRLRLARAARTRVEQQHDINRCGETVAHLLRGDMA